The following coding sequences are from one Bos indicus x Bos taurus breed Angus x Brahman F1 hybrid chromosome 5, Bos_hybrid_MaternalHap_v2.0, whole genome shotgun sequence window:
- the CNPY2 gene encoding protein canopy homolog 2, which translates to MKGWGWLALLLGALLGTTWARRSQDLHCGACRALVDELEWEIAQVDPKKTIQMGSFRINPDGSQSVVEVPYARSEAHLTELLEEVCDRMKEYGEQIDPSTHRKNYVRVVGRNGESSELDLQGIRIDSDISGTLKFACESIVEEYEDELIEFFSREADNVKDKLCSKRTDLCDHALHISHDEL; encoded by the exons ATGAAAGGCTGGGGTTGGCTGGCCCTGCTTCTGGGAGCCCTCTTGGGAACTACCTGGGCCCGGAGGAGCCAGGATCTACACTGTGGAG CTTGCAGGGCTCTGGTGGATGAACTTGAGTGGGAAATTGCCCAGGTGGATCCCAAGAAGACCATTCAGATGGGCTCTTTCCGAATCAATCCAGATGGCAGCCAGTCAGTGGTGGAG GTGCCTTATGCTCGCTCAGAGGCCCACCTCACAGAGCTGCTAGAGGAAGTATGCGACCGGATGAAGGAGTATGGGGAACAGATCGACCCTTCCACGCACCGCAAGAACTATGTACGTGTCGTGGGCCGAAATGGAGAATCCAGTGAACTGGACCTACAGGGCATTCGAATTGATTCAGACATCAGTGGCACCCTCAAGTTCGCG TGTGAGAGCATTGTGGAGGAGTACGAGGATGAACTCATTGAATTCTTTTCCCGAGAGGCTGACAATGTTAAAGACAAACTTTGTAGTAAGCGAACAG ATCTATGTGACCATGCCCTGCACATATCCCATGATGAGCTATGA